One segment of Solanum stenotomum isolate F172 chromosome 1, ASM1918654v1, whole genome shotgun sequence DNA contains the following:
- the LOC125874086 gene encoding deoxyuridine 5'-triphosphate nucleotidohydrolase encodes MAENQINSPEITEPSPKIQKLDHPENGNVPEIPFFRVKKLSENAVLPSRASSLSAGYDLSSAAETKVPARGKALVPTDLSIAVPQGTYARIAPRSGLAWKYSIDVGAGVIDADYRGPVGVVLFNHSEVDFEVKAGDRIAQLIIQKIVTPEVDEVDDLDSTVRGSGGFGSTGV; translated from the exons ATGGCAGAAAATCAAATCAACTCTCCTGAGATCACAGAACCTTCTCCCAAGATTCAAAAACTGGACCACCCCGAAAATGGCAATGTCCCTGAAATCCCCTTTTTCCGAGTGAAGAAGCTCTCTGAAAACGCTGTTTTGCCCTCAAGAGCCTCTTCTCTTTCTGCTGGTTACGATCTATCCAG TGCTGCAGAGACTAAAGTTCCCGCCAGAGGCAAGGCTCTAGTACCCACAGATCTGAGCATCGCTGTTCCTCAAGGAACCTATGCTCGTATTG CGCCTCGATCTGGTTTGGCATGGAAGTATTCTATAGATGTTGGAGCTGGAGTCATAGATGCTGATTATAGAGGGCCTGTTGGGGTAGTGTTGTTCAACCACTCTGAAGTTGATTTTGAAGTCAAGGCTGGTGATAGGATAGCTCAGCTTATTATTCAGAAAATTGTCACACCAGAGGTTGATGAAGTTGATGATCTCGACTCAACTGTGAGAGGCTCTGGTGGCTTTGGATCCACCGGAGTGTAA
- the LOC125875861 gene encoding probable protein phosphatase 2C 34, which yields MGHFSSMFNGLARSFSLKKRNKSSGNGKYDGRDAVEAMAKEAKRNDLILRSSGTVNVDGSKNFASLFSRRGEKGVNQDCFIVWEEFGCQQDMTFCGIFDGHGPWGHFVSKQVRESIVSSLLCIWQESLAEASADPDLDKKVQRFNIWKESFLKACATVDQELEHHPKIDTFYSGTTALTIVRQGEVLFVANVGDSRAVLATTCDDGNLVPVQLTVDFKPNLPQETERILQCNGRVFCLNDESGVHRLWLPDESSPGLAMSRAFGDYCVKDFGLISVPDVTQRHITSKDQFVVLATDGVWDVISNEEAVEIVSETPDRAKAAKHLVQCAVRAWKRKRRGIAVDDISAIVLFFHSKHFCQHIYPVTTPK from the exons ATGGGGCATTTTTCTTCAATGTTTAATGGATTAGCAAGGTCTTTTTCCttgaagaaaagaaacaagagTTCTGGAAATGGGAAATATGATGGTAGAGATGCTGTTGAGGCTATGGCTAAAGAAGCCAAGAGAAATGACTTGATATTAAGGTCTTCAGGGACTGTAAATGTTGATGGTTCTAAGAATTTTGCTTCATTATTCTCAAGGAGGGGTGAAAAAGGCGTAAATCAAGATTGCTTCATTGTTTGGGAG GAATTTGGATGCCAACAAGACATGACATTCTGTGGTATATTTGATGGGCATGGTCCTTGGGGTCATTTTGTGTCAAAGCAGGTTCGGGAATCGATAGTATCATCGTTGCTTTGCATTTGGCAGGAGAGTCTAGCTGAGGCTTCAGCTGATCCAGATTTGGATAAAAAGGTTCAAAGGTTTAACATATGGAAAGAGTCCTTCTTAAAGGCATGTGCAACTGTGGATCAGGAGCTGGAACACCATCCCAAAATTGATACATTTTACAGTGGAACCACTGCTTTGACAATAGTCAGACAG GGTGAGGTTTTATTTGTAGCAAATGTTGGCGACTCACGTGCAGTATTAGCTACCACTTGCGATGATGGCAACTTGGTACCAGTTCAGCTCACTGTTGATTTCAAGCCTAATCTACCTC AGGAAACTGAGAGAATACTGCAATGTAATGGTAGAGTATTTTGCTTAAATGATGAATCTGGGGTGCACCGATTATGGCTGCCCGATGAATCCTCCCCTGGATTGGCAATGTCTAGAGCCTTCGGGGACTATTGCGTGAAAGATTTTGGTCTAATTTCAGTGCCTGACGTGACTCAAAGGCATATCACAAGCAAAGACCAATTTGTTGTGCTGGCAACAGATGGG GTATGGGATGTTATATCGAATGAAGAGGCTGTAGAAATTGTATCTGAAACTCCAGATAGAGCAAAAGCAGCCAAGCATCTTGTTCAATGTGCTGTTCGTGCTTGGAAACGTAAGAGGAGAGGGATAGCTGTAGATGATATTTCAGCAATTGTACTCTTCTTTCATTCTAAGCATTTCTGTCAGCATATTTACCCTGTAACTACTCCAAAATAA